Proteins co-encoded in one Bemisia tabaci chromosome 9, PGI_BMITA_v3 genomic window:
- the Prx5 gene encoding peroxiredoxin-5, mitochondrial isoform X2 produces the protein MQVGDQIPCAELYEDTPANKINIAEYVKGKKIVLFAVPGAFTPGCSKTHLPGYVADADKLKSKGISEIICVSVNDPFVMGAWGKDQNVNGKVKLLADPSAAFTKALELDTDIPPLGGTRSKRYSMVIDDGKVTQLNVEPDGTGLSCSLSKSLNV, from the exons ATGCAA GTCGGAGACCAAATTCCTTGCGCAGAGCTGTATGAAGATACACCAGCAAACAAAATCAATATCGCAGAGTACGTAAAGggcaaaaaaatagttctgtttgcAGTTCCCGGGGCTTTCACCCCAGGTTGTTCCAAG ACACATCTACCTGGCTATGTAGCTGATGCAGACAAACTAAAATCCAAAGGCATTAGCGAAATCATCTGCGTTTCAGTCAATGATCCATTTGTGATGGGTGCCTGGGGCAAGGATCAGAATGTGAATGGAAAG GTAAAACTCTTAGCGGACCCCTCTGCAGCTTTCACAAAAGCTCTCGAATTAGATACTGATATTCCACCTTTGGGCGGTACCCGATCCAAGCGTTACTCAATGGTCATTGATGATGGCAAAGTAACACAATTGAACGTAGAACCAGACGGAACTGGACTCTCATGCTCGCTCTCCAAGAGTCTAAATGTCTAA
- the Prx5 gene encoding peroxiredoxin-5, mitochondrial isoform X1 — protein sequence MQAVLPSCRAALQGVRGPFQSVYSSASASRVLSAKLQPFLSLNSSFHLTSIMPIKVGDQIPCAELYEDTPANKINIAEYVKGKKIVLFAVPGAFTPGCSKTHLPGYVADADKLKSKGISEIICVSVNDPFVMGAWGKDQNVNGKVKLLADPSAAFTKALELDTDIPPLGGTRSKRYSMVIDDGKVTQLNVEPDGTGLSCSLSKSLNV from the exons ATGCAAGCTGTCCTGCCCTCCTGTCGTGCCGCCCTCCAAGGTGTTCGAGGACCGTTTCAGTCTGTTTACAGCTCTGCTTCTGccagtcgtgttttatcagccAAACTCCAACCGTTTCTCTCTCTAAATTCTTCATTCCATTTAACGTCCATCATGCCCATCAAA GTCGGAGACCAAATTCCTTGCGCAGAGCTGTATGAAGATACACCAGCAAACAAAATCAATATCGCAGAGTACGTAAAGggcaaaaaaatagttctgtttgcAGTTCCCGGGGCTTTCACCCCAGGTTGTTCCAAG ACACATCTACCTGGCTATGTAGCTGATGCAGACAAACTAAAATCCAAAGGCATTAGCGAAATCATCTGCGTTTCAGTCAATGATCCATTTGTGATGGGTGCCTGGGGCAAGGATCAGAATGTGAATGGAAAG GTAAAACTCTTAGCGGACCCCTCTGCAGCTTTCACAAAAGCTCTCGAATTAGATACTGATATTCCACCTTTGGGCGGTACCCGATCCAAGCGTTACTCAATGGTCATTGATGATGGCAAAGTAACACAATTGAACGTAGAACCAGACGGAACTGGACTCTCATGCTCGCTCTCCAAGAGTCTAAATGTCTAA
- the LOC109039236 gene encoding uncharacterized protein — protein sequence MAYYEMDVHTACAMNQSDVVIRLLNRDGLIMGSKENSKGYTPLMYACCYGHEDIVKLLIDMKVPIQYQSKKCHGRTALMVAANLDNLTILNMVCKDFVVNIQDMNGWTALHHAVSAGQLHAAKFLISKGIDIDARTCNGMTALMMSAEDGMTVIADLLLTNGADPHIVNNNNETAYTIAYNRNQAGILQLLQSDPSQDLLALLTVLQLDKYWPVFKKHNIDFHQFMTLTEDHLKNIGIIPLGHRRKLALAIFELNHNMEALCNKFALPCQ from the exons atgGCTTACTATGAAATGGATGTCCACACTGCTTGCGCTATGAATCAATCAGACGTTGTTATAAGATTACTAAACAG AGATGGATTAATTATGGGctcaaaagaaaattctaaaGGGTATACGCCGTTGATGTATGCATGCTGTTATGGACACGAAGATATTGTGAAGCTTCTAATTGATATGAAAGTTCCCATCCAGTATCAAAGCAAAAAATGTCATGGTAGGACTGCTTTAATGGTGGCTGCCAACTTGGACAACTTGACTATATTGAATATGGTTTGTAAG GATTTTGTGGTAAACATTCAAGATATGAATGGTTGGACCGCCCTCCATCATGCAGTCTCAGCGGGACAATTACACgctgcaaaatttttgatttcgaAGGGTATTGATATTGATGCAAG aacttGCAATGGCATGACAGCTCTGATGATGAGTGCTGAAGATGGAATGACAGTGATTGCTGATTTACTTCTGACGAATGGAGCAGATCCTCACAttgttaataataataatgaaacgGCATACACCATAGCATACAATCGTAATCAAGCTGGGATTCTCCAGTTACTTCAGAGTGATCCAT CTCAAGATCTTTTGGCACTTCTGACGGTGTTGCAACTTGATAAATATTGGCCGGTATTTAAAAAGCACAATAttgattttcatcaatttatgaCATTGACTGAAGATCACCTCAAAAACATTGGGATCAT ACCTTTAGGACACCGGAGAAAATTGGCCCTAGCGATCTTCGAACTGAATCACAACATGGAGGCCCTTTGCAACAAGTTTGCTCTTCCCTGTCAAtga
- the LOC109039235 gene encoding WD repeat-containing protein 55 homolog — MVLSEHFIDNPLNEGEDSSSEDEVGGVFSADSDDSDNDSFPSDDSDMSDDSDSDDSGDSDEDDSMDDDDDEDGEEEEAESSEEAGPSAKRLKKDEGAGEDEEEEDPVVQAILRNKDKKRERPPDVTVEELITDISFHPAADIIATGNNAGDIILYKYGTESVDVVKTYEIHTKACRAVEFNADGDTIFSASKDKSISLTDSESGKLKQLYEKAHEDEIYCLSVLRENIIATGDQSGVLKVWDIRTKSELFSIKELDDYISSIKGKEDSNIIAYTSGEGVVTAVNFNTKKLDCQTNAIEAELTCSGLFRNETKYVVGSSLGVLYIYDWGNFEEHTDILNPSCEKKKTGPSISCLLPISENVVLTGLDNGVIRATHMFPSQHLGIVGQHELAVDSLDISYDGQYVASSSADLKLRFWPIAYFQDIEISHKDKATKAKKNFNLPSSKAVNPSNFFSGLM; from the exons ATGGTTCTATCGGAGCATTTCATCG ataATCCTCTAAACGAGGGAGAAGATTCCAGCTCGGAAGATGAAGTGGGCGGGGTGTTTTCAGCTGACTCAGATGACTCGGACAATGACTCGTTTCCATCTGATGACAGTGATATGAGTGATGATAGTGACAGTGATGATAGTGGTGACAGTGATGAAGATGATAGCAtggacgatgatgatgatgaggaTGGTGAAGAAGAAGAGGCAGAATCGTCAGAAGAAGCTGGACCCTCTGCTAAAA GACTGAAAAAAGATGAAGGAGCAGGAGAAGATGAAGAGGAGGAGGACCCAGTAGTCCAAGCTATTCTGAGGAACAAAGACAAGAAACGTGAGCGCCCTCCAGATGTTACAGTAGAAGAACTAATCACAGACATTTCTTTCCACCCTGCGGCAGATATCATTGCAACAGGAAACAATGCTGGGGATATTATTCT GTATAAATATGGCACTGAAAGTGTGGATGTTGTGAAAACTTACGAAATACATACTAAAGCTTGCCGTGCGGTTGAATTCAATGCTGATGGTGACACAATTTTCTCTGCATCAAAAGACAAGTCAATATCCCTGACAGATAGCGAAAGTGGGAAATTGAAACAGCTTTATGAAAAAGCCCATGA GGATGAAATTTACTGCCTATCAGTACTGCGAGAAAATATCATAGCCACCGGTGATCAATCTGGAGTactcaaag TCTGGGACATCAGGACCAAAAGTGAACTCTTCTCTATCAAAGAATTAGATGATTACATTAGCTCAATTAAAGGAAAAGAAGATAGTAATATAATTGCTTACACAAGCGGAGAAGGCGTGGTGACCGCAGTCAACTTCAAcacgaaaaaattagattgtCAA ACAAATGCCATCGAAGCAGAATTAACATGTAGTGGTCTttttagaaatgaaaccaagtatgtCGTAGGCTCATCGTTAGGTGTCTTGTATATTTACGACTGGGGCAACTTCGAAGAGCACACAGATATCCTGAATCCAAGttgtgaaaaaaagaagacaggACCTTCCATCAGCTGTCTGCTACCGATCTCAGAAAACGTTGTCCTAACTGGACTTGACAATGGTGTCATAAG ggcTACACATATGTTTCCAAGTCAACACTTGGGCATCGTTGGCCAACATGAACTAGCAGTAGACTCATTGGACATATCATACGATGGTCAGTATGTTGCCTCCAGTTCAGCCGACTTGAAGCTCAGATTTTGGCCCATAGCTTATTTTCAAGATATTGAAATCTCGCACAAAGATAAGGCAACAAAAGCCAAGAAAAACTTCAATCTGCCCTCATCGAAAGCGGTGAAcccctctaattttttctccGGTCTTATGTAA